A part of Magnetospirillum sp. ME-1 genomic DNA contains:
- the purE gene encoding 5-(carboxyamino)imidazole ribonucleotide mutase: MGKAAPPQVGIIMGSQSDWETMRHAAQVLSDLGIAFETRVVSAHRTPKRLYDYATSAKGRGLKVIIAGAGGAAHLPGMAAAMTTLPVFGVPVESKALKGMDSLLSIVQMPGGIPVGTLAIGKAGATNAALLAGAVIALMNPEVDSALEAWRARQTDSVAEAPVDPESSDLIRP; encoded by the coding sequence ATGGGCAAAGCAGCCCCCCCCCAGGTCGGCATCATCATGGGCAGCCAGTCGGACTGGGAGACCATGCGCCACGCCGCCCAGGTGCTTTCCGACCTCGGCATCGCCTTCGAGACCCGGGTGGTTTCGGCCCACCGCACGCCCAAGCGTCTCTACGACTACGCCACTTCGGCCAAGGGCCGCGGGCTGAAGGTGATCATCGCCGGCGCCGGCGGCGCCGCCCACCTGCCCGGCATGGCCGCCGCCATGACCACGCTGCCGGTGTTCGGCGTGCCGGTGGAGAGCAAGGCGCTGAAGGGCATGGACTCGCTGCTCTCCATCGTCCAGATGCCCGGCGGCATTCCGGTGGGCACCCTGGCCATCGGAAAGGCGGGCGCCACCAATGCCGCCCTGCTGGCCGGAGCGGTGATCGCCCTGATGAATCCCGAGGTCGACTCCGCCCTGGAGGCCTGGCGCGCCCGCCAGACCGATTCCGTGGCCGAGGCCCCGGTTGACCCCGAATCCTCCGACCTGATCCGCCCGTGA
- a CDS encoding type I restriction-modification system subunit M → MNDQLTQNQVNQTAWAACDTFRGVVDAGQYKDYILVMLFLKYISDLWNDHVDGYRKQYGGDEARIRRRLERERFVLPEGASFYDLYEQRNEANIGELINIALEKIEDANRAKLEGVFRNIDFNSEANLGRVKDRNRRLKNMLEDFAKPALDLRPSRVTEDIIGECYIYLISRFASDAGKKAGEFYTPAAVSRLLAKLAAPKPGDTICDPACGSGSLLIRAAEEVGSDNFALYGQEVNGATWALARMNMFLHAKDAARIEWCDTLNSPALVEGDQLMKFDVVVANPPFSLDKWGAEDAPADPFKRYWRGIPPKSKGDYGFITHMVEIAKRQSGRVAVIVPHGVLFRGGAEGRIRQALIEENLLDAVVGLPANLFTTTGIPVAILVFDRSREQGGPNEARRDVLFIDASKEFTPGKTQNVMDEQHIGKILDTYASRAKIDKYSHLAAPEEIAENDFNLNIPRYVDTFEPEEEIDVAALQRQINTIEAELADVRGRMAGYLKELGVDA, encoded by the coding sequence ATGAACGATCAGCTCACCCAGAACCAGGTCAATCAGACGGCTTGGGCAGCATGTGACACCTTCCGGGGCGTTGTCGATGCCGGACAGTACAAGGACTACATCCTGGTGATGCTGTTCCTGAAGTACATCTCGGACCTCTGGAACGATCACGTCGATGGTTACCGCAAGCAGTATGGCGGCGACGAAGCCCGCATCCGCCGTCGGCTTGAGCGCGAACGCTTCGTGCTTCCCGAGGGGGCCAGCTTCTACGATCTGTATGAGCAGCGGAACGAAGCCAATATCGGCGAGCTGATCAATATCGCCTTGGAGAAGATCGAGGACGCCAACCGGGCCAAGCTCGAAGGTGTGTTCCGCAACATCGATTTCAATTCCGAGGCCAACCTGGGCCGCGTCAAGGACCGCAACCGCCGCCTCAAGAACATGCTGGAGGACTTCGCCAAACCCGCCCTCGACCTGCGTCCGTCGCGGGTGACCGAGGACATCATCGGCGAGTGCTACATCTATCTCATCTCCCGCTTCGCCTCCGATGCCGGCAAGAAGGCCGGGGAATTCTATACGCCCGCCGCCGTGTCCCGCCTGCTGGCCAAGTTGGCCGCGCCCAAACCGGGTGACACCATCTGCGACCCTGCCTGCGGCTCCGGCTCGCTGCTGATCCGGGCGGCGGAAGAGGTGGGCTCGGACAACTTCGCCCTCTACGGCCAGGAGGTGAACGGCGCCACCTGGGCGCTGGCGCGGATGAACATGTTCCTGCACGCCAAGGACGCCGCCCGCATCGAATGGTGCGACACCCTGAACAGCCCCGCCCTGGTCGAGGGCGATCAGTTGATGAAGTTCGACGTGGTGGTGGCCAATCCCCCCTTCAGCCTGGACAAGTGGGGCGCCGAGGACGCGCCTGCAGACCCGTTCAAACGCTACTGGCGGGGCATTCCGCCCAAGTCCAAGGGCGATTACGGCTTCATCACCCACATGGTCGAGATTGCCAAGCGCCAGAGCGGCCGGGTGGCGGTGATCGTGCCCCATGGCGTGCTGTTCCGGGGCGGGGCCGAGGGCCGCATCCGCCAGGCGCTGATCGAGGAAAATCTGCTCGATGCCGTGGTCGGACTGCCGGCCAATTTGTTCACCACCACCGGCATTCCAGTGGCGATCCTGGTCTTCGACCGTTCCCGCGAGCAGGGCGGGCCGAACGAGGCTCGCCGCGACGTGCTGTTCATCGACGCCAGCAAGGAATTCACGCCGGGCAAGACCCAGAACGTGATGGACGAGCAGCACATCGGCAAGATCCTGGACACCTACGCCAGTCGGGCGAAGATCGACAAATACTCCCACCTCGCCGCGCCTGAGGAAATCGCCGAAAACGATTTCAACCTGAACATCCCCCGTTACGTCGACACCTTCGAGCCGGAAGAGGAAATCGACGTCGCCGCCCTGCAAAGGCAGATCAACACGATCGAGGCCGAACTAGCCGACGTCCGGGGCCGCATGGCCGGCTATCTGAAGGAGCTGGGCGTCGATGCCTGA
- a CDS encoding virulence RhuM family protein — MPEGELILYTTEDGAAEIQLRAIDGAVWLSQVEMAELFQTTKQNVSLHVRNILSEGELTPEATVKEYLTVQTEGARQVKRTVTQYRLEMILAVGYRVRSPRGTQFRRWATSALKEYLVKGFVMNDARLKDPGFDYFDDLLERIRDIRASEARFYQKVRDILALSEDYDPQAREATDFYAKIQNKMLFAITNHTAGELIRERADADATNMGLTTWKGADHGRGVRKADVSIAKNYLGEAEIKDLNQIVTMFLDTAELRARRRQTMRLGDWDAVLDTFLSSNELPLLRNAGTVSAKQAEAIAHARYAEFDAKRREAERAAAEQVDDLAELQRIAEASKGRKKGGGDA; from the coding sequence ATGCCTGAAGGCGAACTGATCCTCTACACCACCGAGGACGGCGCGGCGGAAATCCAGCTGCGAGCCATCGATGGCGCTGTCTGGCTGAGCCAGGTCGAAATGGCCGAGCTGTTCCAGACCACCAAGCAGAACGTCAGCCTGCATGTGCGCAACATTCTGTCCGAGGGCGAGTTGACCCCGGAGGCAACCGTCAAGGAATACTTGACAGTTCAGACCGAAGGCGCCCGACAGGTGAAGCGCACGGTGACCCAGTACCGGCTTGAGATGATCCTTGCCGTCGGTTACCGGGTGCGTTCGCCGCGTGGCACGCAGTTCCGCCGCTGGGCGACCTCGGCCTTGAAGGAATATCTGGTCAAGGGCTTCGTCATGAACGATGCCCGCCTCAAGGACCCTGGCTTCGATTATTTCGACGACCTGCTGGAGCGCATCCGCGACATCCGGGCGTCGGAGGCGCGGTTCTATCAGAAGGTCCGGGACATCCTGGCCCTGAGCGAGGATTACGACCCGCAAGCCCGCGAGGCCACCGACTTCTACGCCAAGATCCAGAACAAGATGCTGTTCGCCATCACCAACCACACCGCCGGCGAGCTGATCCGCGAACGCGCCGACGCCGATGCCACCAATATGGGCCTGACCACCTGGAAGGGCGCCGATCACGGCCGGGGCGTGCGCAAGGCCGACGTGTCCATCGCCAAGAACTATCTGGGCGAGGCCGAGATCAAGGACCTCAACCAGATCGTCACCATGTTCCTGGACACCGCCGAACTGCGCGCTCGGCGCCGCCAGACCATGCGGCTGGGGGACTGGGACGCAGTCCTCGACACCTTCCTGTCCAGTAACGAGCTGCCGCTGCTGCGCAACGCCGGCACCGTCTCGGCCAAGCAGGCCGAAGCCATCGCTCACGCCCGCTACGCCGAGTTCGACGCCAAGCGGCGCGAGGCCGAACGCGCGGCCGCCGAGCAGGTGGACGATTTGGCCGAATTGCAGCGCATTGCCGAGGCGTCGAAGGGGCGGAAGAAGGGGGGCGGAGATGCATGA
- a CDS encoding transglycosylase SLT domain-containing protein — protein MTVRRMAWMVGLGAALAVAAFPAHAVPTVANEGLCAAEAAVQERLYGIPTALLHSISIVESGRYDSQHKAVIAWPWTVMAEGQGRYLPSKAEAIAEVKRLKARGVQNIDVGCMQVNLRHHPNAFANLDEAFDPAANVAYAARFLKGLFGATNHWPTAASYYHSQTPHLAAAYRERLMKVWNAPPNTAGGTQVASARVKPVPSAPPLRQVPGNAQVEEMRKAWRESAQAARDEAGRIADAYRKARVAEYQLRRVRFQEARNSLNTATRY, from the coding sequence ATGACGGTTCGGCGAATGGCATGGATGGTGGGATTGGGCGCGGCGCTGGCCGTCGCGGCGTTTCCCGCCCACGCCGTTCCCACGGTGGCGAACGAGGGTTTGTGCGCCGCCGAGGCCGCCGTTCAGGAGCGCCTTTACGGCATTCCCACCGCGTTGCTGCACTCCATTTCCATCGTCGAATCGGGCCGCTACGATTCCCAGCACAAGGCAGTTATTGCCTGGCCATGGACGGTGATGGCCGAGGGGCAGGGGCGATATTTGCCCAGCAAGGCCGAAGCCATCGCCGAGGTGAAGCGCCTCAAGGCCCGGGGCGTGCAGAACATCGACGTGGGCTGCATGCAGGTCAACCTGCGCCACCATCCCAACGCCTTCGCCAATCTGGACGAAGCCTTCGACCCGGCGGCCAACGTGGCCTATGCCGCCCGCTTCCTCAAAGGGCTGTTCGGAGCCACCAACCACTGGCCGACGGCGGCATCCTATTACCATTCCCAGACTCCCCATCTGGCCGCCGCCTACCGCGAGCGGCTGATGAAGGTGTGGAACGCTCCGCCCAACACCGCCGGCGGCACCCAGGTGGCTTCGGCCCGGGTCAAGCCGGTGCCATCGGCTCCGCCGCTGCGTCAGGTGCCGGGCAACGCCCAGGTGGAGGAGATGCGCAAGGCGTGGCGGGAAAGCGCCCAGGCGGCGCGCGACGAGGCCGGCCGCATCGCCGACGCCTACCGCAAGGCCCGGGTGGCCGAATACCAGCTGCGCCGGGTCCGTTTCCAGGAAGCGCGCAATTCGCTGAACACCGCCACCCGTTACTGA
- a CDS encoding restriction endonuclease subunit S, with the protein MRLSDTCTIHSGFTARGKLESIDIGGVPAIQLRDISAEGAVDPHHLARVPLEGVAERYFVRAGDVLFRSRGERTTACALDDRFIESAVAILPLMVLRPKRDIVLPGYLAWAINQPAAQRHFDGSAYGTNIRMVPRSSLDELEIDIPDIVIQQKVVAIDALAERERELSILAAERRRWLTGMILADRIKTMSPAAGPERKTK; encoded by the coding sequence ATGCGCCTTTCCGATACATGCACCATCCACAGCGGCTTCACCGCCCGAGGCAAGCTGGAGTCCATCGATATCGGTGGCGTGCCCGCCATCCAGTTGCGTGACATTTCCGCCGAAGGCGCCGTCGATCCCCACCACCTCGCGCGAGTGCCGCTTGAAGGCGTTGCCGAGCGGTATTTCGTGCGCGCTGGAGACGTGCTTTTTCGGTCGCGTGGCGAGCGCACCACCGCCTGCGCCTTGGATGACCGTTTCATCGAGTCGGCGGTAGCGATCCTGCCGCTCATGGTGCTTCGTCCCAAGCGTGACATCGTGTTGCCGGGATATTTGGCATGGGCGATCAACCAGCCTGCCGCGCAGCGCCACTTCGACGGTTCGGCCTATGGCACCAACATCCGCATGGTGCCACGATCGAGCCTAGACGAACTCGAGATCGACATCCCCGACATCGTCATCCAGCAGAAGGTCGTCGCCATCGACGCCCTCGCCGAGCGTGAGCGGGAGTTGAGCATCTTGGCCGCCGAGAGGCGACGGTGGCTGACCGGCATGATCCTCGCAGATCGCATCAAGACTATGAGCCCCGCCGCCGGGCCAGAAAGGAAGACGAAATGA
- a CDS encoding DedA family protein has product MEELVVHVLTEYGYLLYPLITAWTFVEGETVVIVTGVLASEGRFRINVELLALAALTGSFFGDQLYYYIGRKYGAPLLKRWPSLTGRIDWAFETVNRSPAIFILSFRWIYGVRNVAPFIVGIAGVPRVKYLVLNFIAAAIWAHSFAWGGYLMGRKLEEWLGDSKWFVLGGFILFMIAFGVFGALRGRSQSTAKPAPEPSDSAQ; this is encoded by the coding sequence TTGGAAGAGCTGGTTGTCCACGTCCTGACCGAATACGGATACCTGCTCTATCCGCTCATCACCGCCTGGACCTTCGTCGAGGGCGAGACGGTGGTGATCGTCACCGGCGTGCTGGCCTCGGAAGGCCGCTTCCGCATCAATGTGGAACTGCTGGCCCTGGCGGCCCTGACCGGCAGCTTTTTCGGCGACCAGCTCTACTACTACATCGGCCGCAAGTACGGCGCGCCGCTGCTCAAGCGCTGGCCCAGCCTGACGGGCCGCATCGACTGGGCCTTCGAGACCGTCAACCGCAGCCCGGCCATCTTCATCCTGTCGTTCCGCTGGATCTACGGCGTGCGCAACGTGGCGCCCTTCATCGTCGGCATCGCCGGAGTGCCGCGCGTCAAGTATCTGGTGCTGAACTTCATCGCAGCCGCCATCTGGGCCCATTCCTTCGCCTGGGGCGGCTATCTCATGGGCCGCAAGCTCGAGGAATGGCTGGGCGACAGCAAGTGGTTCGTGCTGGGCGGCTTCATCCTCTTCATGATCGCCTTCGGGGTATTCGGCGCCCTGCGTGGCCGCTCCCAATCCACCGCAAAGCCGGCCCCGGAGCCGTCCGACTCCGCTCAGTAA
- a CDS encoding GGDEF domain-containing protein → MANQFRSDPVYSVGHVNEYALDRDSHPPGHHPHSPYPPNEPPHIQHSIADVASILGLPDAAITPAVLKAVTGLLGEADRLRWMESQSRRRQAFLEGLAERDPVVPALNRRGFIRELEALLSIGHGSGTLVLLHVAGIEHLRQAQGLAAGDGALRHVTAHLVGSLRTSDPVGLMGGSDFALLLSGTELAAARDKVRDIMERINLQPFYWQGDVHSFALFSGYHVLQPGENAESAVAAADRARRGLPG, encoded by the coding sequence ATGGCCAACCAGTTTCGCAGCGATCCGGTCTATTCCGTCGGGCATGTCAACGAATACGCCCTCGACAGGGATTCGCATCCGCCGGGCCATCATCCCCATTCGCCCTATCCGCCCAACGAACCTCCCCATATCCAGCACAGTATCGCCGATGTGGCCTCGATCCTGGGGCTGCCCGACGCCGCCATCACGCCGGCGGTGCTGAAGGCGGTGACCGGCCTGCTGGGCGAGGCCGACCGGCTGCGCTGGATGGAGTCGCAATCCCGCCGCCGCCAGGCGTTCCTGGAGGGGCTGGCCGAGCGTGATCCGGTGGTCCCGGCGCTCAACCGCCGCGGCTTCATCCGGGAACTGGAGGCGCTGCTCAGCATCGGGCACGGCTCGGGCACCCTGGTGCTGCTGCACGTGGCGGGAATCGAGCATTTGCGTCAGGCCCAGGGGCTGGCCGCCGGCGACGGGGCGTTGCGCCACGTCACCGCCCATCTGGTGGGATCGCTGCGCACCTCGGACCCGGTGGGGCTGATGGGGGGCAGCGATTTCGCGCTGCTGCTGTCGGGGACCGAACTGGCCGCCGCCCGCGACAAGGTGCGCGACATCATGGAGCGCATCAACCTGCAGCCCTTCTACTGGCAGGGCGACGTTCACAGCTTCGCGTTGTTTTCCGGCTACCATGTGCTGCAGCCGGGCGAGAACGCCGAATCCGCCGTCGCCGCCGCCGACCGGGCAAGGCGCGGCCTGCCGGGGTGA
- a CDS encoding response regulator transcription factor, whose product MQILVADDHKLVRDGLRPFLQELDPSVEILDAATLGEAIKVIEDKPGIGLVLLDLMMPGMDGLSGLQQIKARVPDTPVVIVSGYSTRDHVVSAVQAGAAGFIPKTVSGTAMVNALRLVLSGEKYLPSSTFFEDPSNQSITPVAARPAGAPPPFDRLSRREGEILAQLVEGRTNKEIAIALSLQEITIKVHLRNVYRKIGAANRAQAVRIALQSGWVMPEVIN is encoded by the coding sequence ATGCAAATCCTGGTGGCTGACGACCACAAGCTGGTCCGCGATGGCTTGAGGCCATTCCTGCAGGAACTCGATCCGAGCGTGGAAATTCTGGACGCCGCCACCCTGGGCGAGGCCATCAAGGTTATCGAGGACAAGCCCGGAATCGGGCTGGTGCTGCTCGACCTGATGATGCCGGGAATGGACGGCCTCTCCGGCCTGCAGCAGATCAAGGCCCGGGTGCCCGATACCCCGGTGGTGATCGTTTCCGGCTATTCCACCCGCGACCACGTGGTGTCCGCCGTACAGGCCGGGGCCGCCGGCTTCATCCCCAAGACGGTCAGCGGCACCGCCATGGTCAACGCGCTGCGCCTGGTGCTGTCGGGAGAAAAGTACCTGCCGTCCAGCACCTTCTTCGAGGACCCCAGCAACCAGTCCATCACCCCGGTGGCCGCCAGGCCGGCCGGCGCCCCTCCGCCCTTCGACCGCCTGTCCCGGCGCGAGGGCGAGATCCTCGCCCAGCTGGTCGAGGGTCGCACCAACAAGGAAATCGCCATCGCGCTGTCGTTGCAGGAAATCACCATCAAGGTCCACCTGCGCAACGTCTACCGCAAGATCGGCGCCGCCAACCGCGCCCAGGCGGTCCGCATCGCCCTGCAATCGGGCTGGGTGATGCCGGAAGTCATCAACTGA
- a CDS encoding ATP-binding protein: MSQGSDTNTGRRRMDQAANLLVRATEALLQASDELELLDQICLIGAEAGHRLTWIGYAGQPPDRKVTVMARAGYAVDYLNDLTVSWNDDQFGQGPTGIAIRTGQPYVVADTRTDPIFAPWSAKAELFGFRSSVALPVGEGDSRIGALMFYAAQPGMFDTQVVSMLMGVARNLSHGIATLRMRSRHQQIARELAESEQRYRSLVELAPDAIVVHGHGSILFANQAAIHAFGASSWAPLTGRPVLDLVHPDSRGDALERLDSPPPGHILNHYRLLRLDGTPFEAEVLACSISFRGLPARLLVVRDISERTRVQETLLQTAKLATLGEMAAGLVHELSQPLNIIRLTAEGALMLIERNKASQDFQTQQFTMIAEQCERTAEIIDDIRIFSRRDTTPIQVFDAALAVRSAIEVLEGQFRPDGICVRHALPAAPLPVRGRRIQLEQVMMNLLNNAHHALRDSKDAMPADWNGEISVRADRRDDHVEIIIADNGPGISESMKAHLFEPFFTTKDAGRGTGLGLSVSHGLITAMKGELALQDSPVGARFAISLPLDLDAAGPIPLPSLSPSPVQAGSGDAHILVVDDEATAAQTLARYLRELGYRVSVAGTGIEAWKLFSDDPADVVITDLRMPAGNGEQLVERLRDYDPLLPIVIVTGHLGATERVAANLEDDRCAVLKKPVALGQLGELVTIFLQPPT; encoded by the coding sequence ATGTCCCAGGGCAGCGACACGAATACCGGTCGGCGCAGGATGGATCAGGCGGCCAATCTGCTGGTCCGGGCCACCGAGGCCCTGCTGCAGGCCTCGGACGAGCTGGAACTGCTGGACCAGATCTGCCTGATCGGCGCCGAGGCCGGTCACCGCCTCACCTGGATCGGCTATGCCGGACAGCCGCCGGACCGCAAGGTGACGGTCATGGCCCGCGCCGGTTATGCGGTCGATTACCTGAACGATCTCACGGTCAGCTGGAACGACGATCAGTTCGGCCAGGGCCCCACCGGCATCGCCATCCGCACCGGTCAGCCCTATGTGGTCGCCGACACCCGCACCGACCCGATCTTCGCGCCCTGGAGCGCCAAGGCCGAGCTCTTCGGCTTCCGCTCCAGTGTCGCCCTGCCGGTGGGTGAAGGCGACAGCCGCATCGGCGCCCTGATGTTCTATGCCGCCCAGCCCGGCATGTTCGACACCCAGGTGGTCAGCATGCTGATGGGAGTGGCGCGCAATCTGTCCCACGGCATCGCCACGCTGCGCATGCGGTCGCGGCACCAGCAGATCGCCAGGGAACTGGCCGAAAGCGAGCAGCGCTACCGTTCCCTGGTGGAACTGGCCCCCGACGCCATCGTCGTCCACGGCCACGGCTCGATCCTGTTCGCCAACCAGGCGGCCATCCATGCCTTCGGCGCCAGTTCCTGGGCGCCGCTCACCGGGCGGCCGGTGCTCGACCTGGTTCACCCCGACAGCCGGGGCGACGCGCTGGAACGCCTCGACTCGCCGCCGCCGGGCCATATCCTCAATCATTATCGCCTGTTGCGGCTGGACGGCACCCCCTTCGAGGCCGAGGTCCTGGCCTGCTCCATCTCGTTTCGGGGCCTGCCGGCCCGCCTGCTGGTGGTCCGCGACATCAGCGAGCGCACACGGGTGCAGGAGACCCTGCTGCAGACCGCCAAGCTGGCCACATTGGGCGAGATGGCCGCCGGTCTGGTCCACGAGCTGTCCCAGCCGCTCAACATCATCCGCCTCACCGCCGAGGGCGCCCTGATGCTGATCGAGCGGAACAAGGCCAGCCAGGACTTCCAGACCCAGCAATTCACCATGATCGCTGAGCAATGCGAACGCACCGCCGAGATCATCGACGACATCCGCATCTTCTCGCGCCGCGACACCACCCCCATCCAGGTCTTCGATGCCGCCCTGGCGGTGCGCTCGGCCATCGAGGTGCTGGAAGGCCAGTTCCGGCCCGACGGCATCTGCGTCCGCCATGCCCTGCCCGCCGCCCCGCTGCCGGTGCGGGGGCGGCGCATCCAGTTGGAGCAGGTGATGATGAACCTGCTCAACAACGCCCATCACGCGCTGCGCGATTCCAAGGACGCGATGCCGGCCGACTGGAACGGCGAGATTTCCGTCCGCGCCGACCGGCGGGACGATCACGTGGAAATTATCATCGCCGACAATGGCCCCGGCATTTCCGAATCCATGAAGGCCCATCTGTTCGAACCGTTCTTCACCACCAAGGACGCGGGGCGCGGCACCGGCCTCGGCCTGTCGGTCAGCCATGGGCTGATCACCGCCATGAAGGGGGAGCTGGCCCTGCAGGACAGCCCGGTGGGGGCCCGCTTCGCCATTTCCTTGCCGTTGGATCTGGACGCCGCCGGCCCGATCCCCCTGCCCTCGCTCTCGCCCTCTCCCGTGCAGGCCGGGTCCGGTGACGCCCACATCCTGGTGGTGGACGACGAGGCCACCGCCGCCCAGACCCTGGCCAGATACCTTCGGGAACTGGGCTACCGGGTCAGCGTCGCCGGAACCGGCATCGAAGCCTGGAAGCTGTTCTCCGATGACCCCGCCGATGTGGTCATCACCGATCTGCGCATGCCGGCCGGCAATGGCGAGCAGCTGGTGGAGAGGCTGCGCGACTACGACCCATTGCTGCCCATCGTCATCGTCACCGGCCACCTGGGCGCCACGGAACGGGTTGCCGCCAATCTGGAGGACGACCGCTGCGCCGTCCTGAAGAAGCCGGTGGCGCTGGGACAATTGGGCGAACTGGTGACTATTTTCCTCCAGCCGCCGACCTAG
- a CDS encoding 5-(carboxyamino)imidazole ribonucleotide synthase translates to MSNDPQSSPLPPGSTIGIIGGGQLGRMAALAAARLGYRVHIFTPETGSPAAQVSDAATIARYDDQDAIERFVRSVDVVTFEFENIPAESVRHMALHVPVRPCWSVLETAQDRINEKRFFNSIGIETAPWAAVGSLDELRRAIDEIGRPAVLKTARLGYDGKGQVKIGPDTDLAEAWAALGKGLDQAGQGVLEGFIDFLGEISVIVARGQDGEWAAFDPVWNVHRDHILDTTTVPAPIAPSLIGQAMDIAHRAAEALGVVGLLAVEMFVTPNGLLANEMAPRPHNSGHWTMDACVTDQFEQFVRAVCGLPLGSPERHSDAEMKNLIGDDVDQWLDILKDPTARLHLYGKAEARPGRKMGHVNRIAPRSDRS, encoded by the coding sequence GTGAGCAACGATCCCCAGTCGTCGCCGCTGCCGCCCGGCAGCACCATCGGCATCATCGGCGGCGGCCAGTTGGGCCGCATGGCCGCCCTGGCGGCGGCGCGCCTGGGCTATCGCGTCCATATCTTCACCCCGGAGACCGGCTCCCCCGCCGCCCAGGTGAGCGACGCCGCCACCATCGCCCGCTACGACGACCAGGACGCCATCGAGCGCTTCGTGCGCTCGGTGGACGTGGTGACCTTCGAATTCGAGAACATTCCGGCGGAAAGCGTGCGGCACATGGCCCTGCACGTGCCGGTGCGTCCGTGCTGGAGCGTGCTGGAAACCGCCCAGGACCGCATCAACGAGAAGCGCTTCTTCAACTCCATCGGCATCGAGACCGCGCCTTGGGCTGCGGTGGGCAGCCTGGACGAGCTGCGCCGGGCCATCGACGAGATCGGGCGGCCCGCCGTGCTGAAGACCGCCCGGCTGGGCTATGACGGCAAGGGCCAGGTCAAAATCGGCCCCGACACCGACCTGGCGGAAGCCTGGGCGGCACTGGGCAAGGGCCTGGACCAGGCCGGCCAGGGCGTGCTGGAGGGCTTCATCGACTTCCTGGGCGAGATCTCGGTGATCGTGGCGCGAGGGCAGGACGGTGAATGGGCGGCCTTCGATCCGGTGTGGAACGTCCACCGTGACCACATCCTCGACACCACCACCGTTCCCGCTCCCATCGCGCCGTCGCTGATCGGTCAGGCCATGGACATCGCGCACCGCGCCGCCGAGGCGCTGGGCGTGGTCGGCCTGCTGGCGGTGGAGATGTTCGTCACGCCCAACGGCCTGCTGGCCAACGAGATGGCGCCCAGGCCCCACAATTCCGGCCACTGGACCATGGACGCCTGCGTCACCGACCAGTTCGAGCAGTTCGTCCGCGCCGTCTGCGGCCTGCCGCTCGGCTCGCCCGAACGGCATTCCGACGCCGAGATGAAGAACCTGATCGGCGACGACGTCGACCAGTGGCTGGACATCCTGAAGGACCCCACGGCGCGCCTGCACCTCTACGGCAAGGCCGAGGCCCGGCCCGGCCGCAAGATGGGCCACGTCAACCGGATCGCGCCCCGCTCCGACCGTTCCTGA
- a CDS encoding LolA family protein, which yields MRHFIAFLLTFAWGGAALAAESALDLLDAPESYTAAFSVTSSRGTYHGRVWHMPGLERREVATTGGGQGILIDRKADSATLLNLSGKWHVGLSLRAAAGMVGGLESWTASRTRVREETVAGLKATRWKTRAEGPKGGFTGDIWTSREGIVVKAAGVLSNADGDDSPVEMTLSDLRVGAVDRQVFEVPKGWFGFDLRQVPPDKVVQAVERLKPLLEGRKGCPVNHKLKPCP from the coding sequence GTGCGCCATTTCATCGCCTTTCTGCTGACGTTCGCCTGGGGCGGAGCCGCCCTGGCCGCCGAATCCGCTCTCGACCTTCTGGACGCGCCGGAATCCTATACCGCCGCCTTCTCGGTCACATCGTCGCGGGGCACCTATCACGGCCGGGTCTGGCACATGCCGGGGCTGGAGCGGCGCGAGGTGGCCACCACCGGCGGCGGCCAGGGCATCCTGATCGATCGCAAGGCCGATTCCGCCACCTTGCTGAACCTGTCGGGGAAATGGCATGTGGGACTGTCGCTGCGGGCCGCCGCCGGCATGGTGGGGGGGCTGGAATCCTGGACCGCCAGCCGGACCCGGGTACGCGAGGAAACCGTCGCCGGCCTCAAGGCCACCCGCTGGAAAACCCGGGCCGAGGGACCCAAGGGCGGCTTCACCGGCGACATCTGGACCAGCCGTGAGGGCATCGTGGTCAAGGCGGCCGGCGTGCTGAGCAACGCCGACGGCGATGATTCCCCGGTGGAAATGACCCTGTCCGACCTGCGGGTCGGCGCGGTGGACCGTCAGGTGTTCGAAGTGCCCAAGGGCTGGTTCGGCTTCGACCTGCGCCAGGTGCCGCCGGACAAGGTGGTCCAGGCGGTGGAAAGACTCAAGCCGCTGCTCGAGGGACGCAAGGGGTGTCCGGTGAACCATAAGCTGAAACCGTGTCCCTAG